A part of Drosophila bipectinata strain 14024-0381.07 chromosome 3L, DbipHiC1v2, whole genome shotgun sequence genomic DNA contains:
- the Atat gene encoding alpha-tubulin N-acetyltransferase 1 isoform X2 — protein sequence MVDFRFDIRPLFPEPIIKVTSNLLPHTFRGDRRQCLDATSKMSEIIDRLGQLSATSQGLNKPVTTAQRLRMCDTQTIYLLADTEAGHNGAVAGLLKVGTKDLYLFDETGKSRKVENAPSILDFYVHETRQRAGLGKRLFETMLREEQWSPVKCSVDRPSEKLLGFLKKHYGLKNIIPQANNFVLYQGFFGGGSGTPSANGNGNLDAPSPHHTGNNGLHITNSPNTQLFGATYLGEDSNRRRGSQQQSASTTALLQQQITQISPSGRYGAPRPSCSMAEIIHAGSSKNGKGGGSSAESNRIK from the exons ATGGTGGACTTCCGCTTCGACATCAGACCCCTGTTCCCCGAGCCGATAATAAAGGTGACATCGAACCTACTGCCGCACACCTTCCGCGGCGACAGGCGTCAGTGTTT GGATGCCACCTCGAAGATGTCGGAGATCATTGACAGGTTGGGTCAACTGTCGGCCACCTCGCAGGGCCTCAACAAGCCGGTGACCACCGCCCAACGCTTGCGAATGTGCGACACCCAGACCATCTATTTGCTGGCCGATACTGAAGCTGGACACAA CGGCGCCGTTGCTGGTTTGTTGAAAGTGGGCACCAAGGATCTGTATCTGTTCGACGAGACTGGAAAATCGCGCAAGGTGGAGAATGCTCCGTCCATCCTGGACTTTTATGTCCACGAGACCCGTCAACGGGCCGGCCTGGGAAAGCGTTTGTTCGAGACCATGCTGCGGGAGGAGCAATGGTCGCCGGTCAAGTGCTCGGTGGACAGGCCGTCGGAGAAGCTTCTGGGATTCCTCAAGAAGCACTATGGTCTGAAGAATATCATTCCGCAGGCGAATAATTTCGTGTTATATCAGGGCTTCTTCGGTGGTGGTTCTGGAACGCCCTCGGCCAACGGTAATGGAAACTTGGACGCCCCATCGCCACACCACACCGGGAACAATGGTCTGCACATCACAAACAG TCCTAACACACAGCTCTTTGGTGCTACTTACCTGGGCGAGGATTCTAACCGGCGTCGTGGCTCCCAGCAACAGAGCGCCTCGACCACCGCCCTGCTCCAGCAGCAGATAACACAAATATCACCGTCCGGACGTTATGGGGCACCGCGTCCCTCCTGCAGCATGGCCGAG